The stretch of DNA TCAGCCTCTGGCCCAGGGAGCGGGTCTCCGGTGGAGGGATGGCGGGCGCGACGTGCCGACGAGGCTGGATGGAGGGGGGCAGGTCCACGGGCTCGTCGTCGGGCTCGGGGTCGGCATCAGGGTCGATGAATGGGTCGTAGTCCCACTCATCGCTGTCGTCGCCCAGGATCACGTTCGAGGGCCCGGCTGCCGGCTCAGACGGCTCGTCGGTCTCCTGAGGGGAGTCTGCGGAGGGAGAGCTGCATGCAGGGGTGACGGCGGATCTGGAGGCCCGGCCGATCTGTGAAGGTGCGGCCTGCTTCAGGTCCAGTCCGACGTCATCGGCCTCGTCCTGCGGCGGTCTCACCGTGTCCCCTTCCCCCTTAGGTCGATGTACGTGGGTCCGCCGCTGCACGGCGAGAGATGACGAGCGCCCGGAGCCCGTCAGGCTCCGGGCGCCGTCTTCAGAGTGCGGACGCTCAGTCCTCGCGACGCTCCTTGATCTTGGCGGCCTTACCGCGCAGGTTGCGCAGGTAGTAGAGCTTGGCACGACGCACCTGACCCCGGGTGACGACCTCGATCTTCTCGATGGAGGGCGTGTGGACGGGGAAGGTGCGCTCGACGCCGACACCGAAGGAGACCTTGCGGATGGTGAAGGTCTCCGAGATGCCGCCACCCTGGCGCGCAATGACAACGCCCTGGAAGACCTGGACGCGGGTACGGGATCCCTCGACCACCTTGACGTGGACCTTGAGGGTGTCCCCGGGACGGAAGGAGGGGATGTCGTCGCGCAGTGATGCGGCGTTGATCTCGTCGATCAGGTTCATGTTTCTCTCCACACCCGTGCCACTGGTCAGGAGTGCTGGTTCGGCGGCGCCGCGCCGTCGGGGGCAGCGCCGGAGGTGGACGCCCCTGGGTTCCCTCGAGGCGACGGCCTCCCCAGTGGCAGAGGAGCCGCAGGACCCAAGTGCCCGCTCAGTCTGCCACAGGCTCGCACCCATGGACGAGCGCGCCGGCGTCTACGTGCCTGAGTTCACGCCTTTTGCGCGTCCCAGCGGGCATCCCGGACGCATGTGTCAGCAGTGGCTCGGCGCCCGCCGGCACGTCGTGCTGCGGGATGTCGCACCGGTTGCTCGAGGGCCGCCGGGAGGACGGGCTCGTCAGCTGCCGGAGCCGGCCAGGGTGCGAGACGGCACGGGCTCAGCGGGTTCGGCGGGGAGAGCTGTCGGGATGGATGTCGGATCGGGAACCTGGGAGAAGACCTGGCGCCCGTCGGTCAGGCCGGACCAGTGGGAGTAGGGCCACACGACGTTCTTGGCGACGCCGACGACGTTGCCCACGGGGACGAAGCCGTGGTGGGCGTCGTTCTGGTGGTACCGGGAGTCCGAGGAGTTGGCGCGATTGTCCCCCATGACCCAGACGTAGCCCTCGGGCACGGTGATGTCGAAGGCGACGTCGGAGGCCGACCGGCCGGGCTTGAGGTAGTCCTCGTGGATCTCGAAGCCGTTGACGCTCAGGGAACCGTTCCCGTCGGCGACGACGTGGTCGCCGGGCATCCCAATGACACGTTTGATGAGATGGTGTCCAGCGTCCTGGGGGAAGATGTGGATCGCGACCAGGAAGTCCTGGAAGGCGCCCTGCAGGCCTGCGGGCTCCTGGGTCGTCAGCCAGTGGTCGGGATCGGTGAAGACGACGACGTCGCCCCGCTCGATGTCGTGGGAGTCGTACATCGTCACAGTGACACGGTCTCCCTCGGTGAGGGTGTCCTCCATCGACCCGGAGGGGATGGTGAAGCTCTGGATGACGAAGGTGCGGATGAGTGCGATGATCGCCACGGCGATGACCAGGTAGGACAGGGTGATGCCCCACTGCTTGAGGCGGGCTCCGACCCGGGCCGCAGGCGAGGCGGGCCCAGCCGCTTCGGAGCTCTTCGTGCGCGGCTCGCCGCCGTTGCCGCGGGTGTCGTCCGTGTCATCAGCCATGTCGTCGGTCATGTCCTTGAGGTTCTGGTCGGGTGCTCTGCTCATTGGCCTTCTCCTGTCCGCCGGATCATGACGACGTCATGGGCGTCCTGGCCCCCGACGTTGTAGGTGCGGGTTCCGGCCTGGCGGAAGCCGGCCCGCTTGTAGGCCTTCTGGGCGCGCTTGTTGGTGACGTGAGTGCCGAGCCAGAGCAGGCTCGTCCCGTGGTCGGTGGCCTGCCGCGTCACGGCGCTCATGAGCGCGGGGGTCAGTCCTGACCCTCTCATCGTGGAGTCGACGTAGACCTTGGACAGCTCTCCGACAACCTGCCCGTGCCGGGCTCGGACGCACGCGGGCCGGGGGTCGATCCCGGTGGGCGGCTCGCCTGCGGCATCCGGCTCCTCGCGCAGCACGGCGGCGTAGCCGACCAGGTCCGGGCCGGTGGGCGTGCCTTCCGGTTCCGCCCCACCGGGCGCCTCTTGCACGGGCTGGGGCGCGAGCAGTTCGGCGACGATGAGGTCGACACGGTCGTCCTCGGCCCAGGCGCGGAACAGGTCGGGAACCAGGTTCGTGGCGATGTGCCGGGCAATGGACTCGGGGGCGATGACCTGCTCGCAGGCATCGGGGAAGGTGCGGGCCGCCAGGTCTGCCAGTGCCTCGGCGTCGCAGGTGGTGGCGGTCCGGATGCGCACCGGCACCGGGTGGGCCGCCCCGGTCGGGACCGCCCATCCCAGGGACGCCAACGTGGCACGGTCCTCGCGGTCCAGGCGCGTGGGGTCCAGGCTCGCAGCCATGTCGGGGCGGCGGCGAACGGTGCGGGCGATGGCCTGGTCCCTCCTGGTGCGGGCGATGCGGGCGTGGTCACCGGACAGCAGGACGGGGTCGACCTCCAGGCCGCGCCACCGGGTGGGCCGGGTGTGGACGGGGTACTCCAACAGGCCGGCGGCTCCGTGGGACTCCTCGACCAGCGACTCGGGGTTGCCCAGGACTCCGGGCAGGAGACGGGCGATCGCCTCGATCATGACGATGGCGGCGACCTCTCCCCCGTTGAGGACGTAGTCGCCGATGCTCAGCTCTCGCACCTCGATACCGCGGGAGGCGTAGTGCTCGGGCACGCGCGCGTCGATGCCCTCGTAGCGGCCGCAGGCGAAGACCAGCGCGTCGGCGTCGGCCAGGTCCTCGGCAGTGCGCTGGGTGAAGACCTCGCCCGAGGGGGTGGGGACGATGAGGACCTGACGTCCGGCGGTGGGGGCGTCCACGGCGAGCACATCATCGAGGGCCTCGCCCCACACGTCCGGCTTCATGACCATGCCGGCTCCACCTCCCAGGGGGGTGTCGTCGACGGTGCGGTGCCGGTCGTGGGCGTGGTCACGAAGGTCATGCACGTGCAGGTCGAGGGTGCCGTGGCCGGCGGCTCTCCCGATGAGTGAGAGGTCCAGGACCTTGAGGTAGTCGGGGAAGATGCTGACGACGTCGATCCTCACCGGGCCTCCTCCGCCTGGCCGCGTCCGGGGAACAACCCGCCGGGCGGATCCAGGGTCACGGTACCGGCCTCGGGGTCGATGGATGGGACGAGCTCAGCAACGAAGGGCACGGCCACGTCGTCACCCTCGGGTGTGGTGACGACCAGGCGGTCCTGGGCGACGCCGGGCTCCAGGTCGGTGACCTCTCCCAGCTCCTCGCCGGCGATGCTCAGCGCCCTGAGTCCGACGAGCTCGTGCCGGTACCAAGATTCCTCAGCATCCTCGGTGTCACCAGGAGCCTCGTCGTCGGTCTCAACCAGGAGCCTCACGCCTCGCAGGGCCTCGGCGGCCGTACGGTCTCCTGCCTGCTCGAAGGAGGCGAACCAGCGCGACCCGTCGAAGCGCAGACGACTGACCGTCAAAGGGCCGGCCTGCGCCGGTTCGGTGGGGACGGTGGTTCCGGGCGCGAGGCGCCCCTCGGGGTCATCGGTGCGGATCTCGAGACGCACCTCGCCCTTGAGGGCATGGGCGGGACCGATGACGGCAAGGGTGAGCAGCACCTGTTCTCCTGGAATCGGGACGTGGAAAGGCTAGTGAGGGATCTGGTTCTCTGACGCCAACCTACCGTGCCCCAGTTGGTGATCCCATCGGCCATGGGGATGAGGTCGGGCACCGGTGGCGTGAGGTTGACCGCCTCCGCCGGGCTTCCTCCCGGTCAAAGGCATCCGGTCGGTGGCGGCCGGGTGGGGGCGGCGATGGCTCTGAGAGCACGACAGTGCCCGGCCCCCCTGGCGGGAACCGGGCACCCGTATCAGTCGGCGAGACCGACACCGTCAGTCGTGCGACCCCGTGTGCTCAGCGGCGGTCGGTGTCGACGACGTCGACGCGCACCGGCGAGTCCGCCAGTGCCCCTACCACCGTGCGCAGTGCTCGAGCGGTACGACCCGAGCGGCCGATGACTCGGCCGAGGTCCTCGGGGTTGACCCGCACCTCCAGCAGGTCGCCGCGGCGCAGCGACCGAGAGGTGACGGTGACGTCGTCGGGATTGTCGACGATGCCCCGCACGAGGTGCTCGAGGGCGTCGGCCAGCATCTCAGGCCTCCTCGGAGGCGGCCTCAGCGGCCTCGTCAGCCACGGCCTCGGTAGTCTCGGCGGCCGCAGCGGCCTCCTCGTCGGCCTTGGCCTTGGCGGCGGCTGCCTTGCGCTTCTCGGCGTCGTCGGCGGCGGCCTTGACCGCGGCCTCCTTGGCGACCGTGGCGGCGTCGGCGTCCTTGACCTTGAGGGTGCTCTCGACACCCTTGAGACCCTTGAACTGGTGATAGTCGCCGGTGATCTTGATCAGCTTGTAGACAGCGTCGGAGGGCTGAGCCCCCACACCGAGCCAGTACTGGACGCGCTCGGAGTCGATGCGGATGAGCGAGGGCTCCTGCATCGGGTCGTAGACACCGATCTCCTCGATGACACGACCATCGCGCTTCTTGCGGGAGTCGAGGACGACGACCCGGTAGAAGGGGGCAAACTTCTTGCCCATGCGCTTGAGGCGAATCTTGACTGCCACTTGGTTGAACTCCTGGTTCTGGATCGTTTGGCGCGCGCTGGTCCCCGGTGGGGTCAAGCAACGGTTTCCGGCGTGAGCCGAGACGCGACCGGGGCCGGGAGAGGGACCGACGTCCGATCGAGTACAGCCGGACATTCTGCCAGAGGGGCCGACGACGTCGCCAGCCTGAGCGGAGGCGCGGCCCCATAGTCCGGTGCGAGATCGCCCACAGACGGCAGGCAACCAGCGGGTTCGATAGGGGCCAACCGCTTCGCACGCCGGGCGCCATGGATGAAGAACCTTCATGGGGCTGCCTTCCCGGGGCAGCCGCCATCCCGGTGCCCGACGTCGATCCGGCCGGCATGAGCCTGGTGCCACGATCCGCACCGCCGCCGAGAGAGGCTCCGCTAACGTTCCGTCCGGCGGACGCACCGCAGCGGCCCGCACCGCCGAGACCAACGGCTGGCTACAAGCCCAGTCACGTCCAAGCCGTCGACGTCGCGACGAGAGGTAAGGGATGGAGAGCTCAACACAGTGGCATGAACTGATCCGACGAGAACCGATCTTCCACCACCCGGAACTGATCTGGGACACCGACTCTTTCGATGAGCAGGTCGCGGAGGACTTCAACGAGGTCGGCGCCTCGGGACGGCGTTACAGCCGCAGCGAGGTCAGGGAGATCGTCCTGGGACGCTTGGAGGGAAGGCATGCGGACTCCCTCGCCGATGGATACAACATCGA from Actinomyces sp. Marseille-P3109 encodes:
- the rplS gene encoding 50S ribosomal protein L19 → MNLIDEINAASLRDDIPSFRPGDTLKVHVKVVEGSRTRVQVFQGVVIARQGGGISETFTIRKVSFGVGVERTFPVHTPSIEKIEVVTRGQVRRAKLYYLRNLRGKAAKIKERRED
- the lepB gene encoding signal peptidase I yields the protein MSRAPDQNLKDMTDDMADDTDDTRGNGGEPRTKSSEAAGPASPAARVGARLKQWGITLSYLVIAVAIIALIRTFVIQSFTIPSGSMEDTLTEGDRVTVTMYDSHDIERGDVVVFTDPDHWLTTQEPAGLQGAFQDFLVAIHIFPQDAGHHLIKRVIGMPGDHVVADGNGSLSVNGFEIHEDYLKPGRSASDVAFDITVPEGYVWVMGDNRANSSDSRYHQNDAHHGFVPVGNVVGVAKNVVWPYSHWSGLTDGRQVFSQVPDPTSIPTALPAEPAEPVPSRTLAGSGS
- the trmD gene encoding tRNA (guanosine(37)-N1)-methyltransferase TrmD, which produces MRIDVVSIFPDYLKVLDLSLIGRAAGHGTLDLHVHDLRDHAHDRHRTVDDTPLGGGAGMVMKPDVWGEALDDVLAVDAPTAGRQVLIVPTPSGEVFTQRTAEDLADADALVFACGRYEGIDARVPEHYASRGIEVRELSIGDYVLNGGEVAAIVMIEAIARLLPGVLGNPESLVEESHGAAGLLEYPVHTRPTRWRGLEVDPVLLSGDHARIARTRRDQAIARTVRRRPDMAASLDPTRLDREDRATLASLGWAVPTGAAHPVPVRIRTATTCDAEALADLAARTFPDACEQVIAPESIARHIATNLVPDLFRAWAEDDRVDLIVAELLAPQPVQEAPGGAEPEGTPTGPDLVGYAAVLREEPDAAGEPPTGIDPRPACVRARHGQVVGELSKVYVDSTMRGSGLTPALMSAVTRQATDHGTSLLWLGTHVTNKRAQKAYKRAGFRQAGTRTYNVGGQDAHDVVMIRRTGEGQ
- the rimM gene encoding ribosome maturation factor RimM (Essential for efficient processing of 16S rRNA), with translation MLLTLAVIGPAHALKGEVRLEIRTDDPEGRLAPGTTVPTEPAQAGPLTVSRLRFDGSRWFASFEQAGDRTAAEALRGVRLLVETDDEAPGDTEDAEESWYRHELVGLRALSIAGEELGEVTDLEPGVAQDRLVVTTPEGDDVAVPFVAELVPSIDPEAGTVTLDPPGGLFPGRGQAEEAR
- a CDS encoding RNA-binding protein — translated: MLADALEHLVRGIVDNPDDVTVTSRSLRRGDLLEVRVNPEDLGRVIGRSGRTARALRTVVGALADSPVRVDVVDTDRR
- the rpsP gene encoding 30S ribosomal protein S16; protein product: MAVKIRLKRMGKKFAPFYRVVVLDSRKKRDGRVIEEIGVYDPMQEPSLIRIDSERVQYWLGVGAQPSDAVYKLIKITGDYHQFKGLKGVESTLKVKDADAATVAKEAAVKAAADDAEKRKAAAAKAKADEEAAAAAETTEAVADEAAEAASEEA
- a CDS encoding nuclear transport factor 2 family protein encodes the protein MESSTQWHELIRREPIFHHPELIWDTDSFDEQVAEDFNEVGASGRRYSRSEVREIVLGRLEGRHADSLADGYNIEEAESRILADDVVQVLYTLRTPSRVTRRSTLYRRRGSTWQAVFHQGTVIEGATAPSPDD